One genomic region from Anopheles bellator chromosome 2, idAnoBellAS_SP24_06.2, whole genome shotgun sequence encodes:
- the LOC131207623 gene encoding GILT-like protein 2, translated as MAIGLTVVTGTSLNISQPKTTNKSTSFDDTSNNQTFILPVTIYYETLCSDSMVFITHQLYPSWLRRGKEMKLELVPFGKSWIEQRDSDGPVYHCQHGVRECQLNILHGCILENLSMSQAFPVIACLMKNFRTSFDNCMENYADKKQSIVDCSQGQLGAQLYERFANQTDAVHRPLPFVPTIVGDESYNYYEQDEWLHHFDRKFAQRYEQQHGRKL; from the exons ATGGCGATTGGGTTAACAGTTGTTACTGGAACATCATTGAACATCAGCCAACCCAAAACCACCAACAAGAGCACCAGTTTTGATGACACGTCCAACAATCAGACGTTCATATTACCGGTGACCATTTATTATGAGACTTTGTGCAGTGACAGTATGGTATTCATCACCCATCAGCTGTATCCTTCTTGGTTACGTCGAGGCAAGGAAATGAAGCTTGAACTGGTACCTTTCGGGAAATCATGG ATTGAACAGCGTGACAGTGATGGACCAGTGTATCACTGCCAGCATGGAGTCCGTGAATGTCAACTTAATATTCTGCACGGATGTATACTGGAAAATCTTTCAATGAGTCAAGCCTTCCCTGTGATTGCGTGTCTCATGAAAAATTTTCGAACGAGTTTCGATAAT TGTATGGAAAACTATGCAGATAAGAAGCAATCAATCGTCGATTGCAGTCAAGGTCAGCTGGGTGCCCAATTATACGAACGTTTTGCAAACCAAACAGATGCCGTTCATCGTCCATTGCCTTTTGTGCCAACTATAGTGGGTGACGAA TCATATAATTATTATGAGCAAGACGAATGGCTACATCATTTTGATCGGAAATTCGCTCAACGCTATGAGCAGCAACATGGAAGAAAATTATAG